Proteins found in one Triticum aestivum cultivar Chinese Spring chromosome 4D, IWGSC CS RefSeq v2.1, whole genome shotgun sequence genomic segment:
- the LOC123096149 gene encoding calcium-transporting ATPase 3, plasma membrane-type isoform X1 yields the protein MHSGLLARPLQLAPLYGAASPPAALPCRRTPWARPGLGVSTATLRRPCRRNPCGAAKTERPDRRGFRFAAAGQLSSSPRPQREKLQVAASASKAAVQLQNGLSLQSSQYVVPEDVRAAGFQIDADELTSIVESRDTERLTEHGQLDGIADKLATSLTDGISTREGLLGQRQEIYGVNKFAESEPRSFWEFVWDALQDTTLIILAACAFVSLTVGIATEGWPNGSHDGIGIFASIILVVSVTATSDYQQSLQFRDLDKEKRKILVQVTRDGFRQRTLIDDLLPGDVVHLAVGDQVPADGVFISGFSLLLDESSLTGESEPVDVNEDKPFLSSGTKVLDGSGQMLVTAVGMRTQWGKLMAALTEGGNDETPLQVKLSGVANIIGKIGLFFAVLTFIVLSQELIGQKYHDGLLLSWSGDDVLEILNHFAVAVTIVVVAVPEGLPLAVTLSLAYAMEKMMNDKALVRQLAACETMGSATVICSDKTGTLTSNRMTVVKACICGNTLEFNDPLSSLSSELPEVAVETLLESILTNTGGEVVIDQNGKQDIIGTPTETALLEFALSLGGNYKQKRQESKIVKVEPFNSVKKRMTVILELPGGGYRAHCKGAAEIVLAACDKFIDGSGSVVPLDKKTANLLNDTIETFSSEALRTLCLAYRGLEDGSTQEEIPLQGYTFIGIVGIKDPVRLGVRESVASCRSAGIAVKMVTGDNINTAKAIARECGILTDGGLAIEGAEFREKTPEELLELIPKMQVLARSSPLDKLALVKYLRTTSNEVVAVTGDGTNDAPALREADIGLAMGIAGTEVAKESADVVILDDNFSTIVTVAKWGRSVYVNIQKFVQFQLTVNIVALLVNFSSACFTGDAPLTAVQLLWVNMIMDTLGALALATEPPNDNLMEKAPVGRTGKFITNVMWRNILGQSLYQFTVIWYLQSQGRYVFGLEGSEADTVLNTIIFNTFVFCQVFNEVSSREMEEINVLKGMSENSIFVGVLTGTVVFQFILVQFLGDFANTTLLTQLQWLICILFGFLGMPIAAMIKLISVEPHEEHDGYGKL from the exons cgccggccagcTCTCCAGCTCCCCTCGACCCCAACGT GAGAAGCTGCAGGTTGCTGCATCCGCATCCAAAGCCGCCGTGCAGCTACAAAATG GTCTTTCACTCCAGAGCAGTCAGTATGTCGTCCCTGAAGATGTTAGAGCGGCAGGGTTTCAGATCGACGCCGATGAACTGACATCCATTGTCGAAAGCCGTGACACGGAAAGGCTGACCGAGCACGGCCAGTTAGACGGGATTGCGGACAAGCTAGCGACGTCGTTGACCGATGGGATAAGCACGCGTGAGGGCCTCTTGGGGCAGAGGCAGGAAATTTATGGAGTAAACAAGTTCGCTGAGAGCGAGCCTCGCAGCTTCTGGGAGTTTGTATGGGATGCACTGCAAGACACCACTCTGATAATCCTTGCTGCATGTGCTTTTGTCTCTTTGACTGTCGGCATCGCCACGGAAGGCTGGCCGAATGGCTCCCATGATGGCATCGGAATCTTCGCGAGTATCATCCTGGTTGTTTCTGTCACCGCGACAAGTGACTACCAGCAGTCTTTGCAATTCAGGGACCTGGACAAAGAAAAGAGGAAAATTCTTGTTCAGGTTACAAGGGACGGGTTCAGACAAaggacattgatagatgatcttcTTCCCGGTGACGTTGTCCATTTAGCGGTTGGAGATCAGGTTCCTGCAGATGGTGTATTTATTTCCGGGTTTTCTCTGTTGTTGGATGAGTCCAGTCTAACTGGAGAGAGTGAGCCTGTCGATGTAAatgaagacaagccttttctttcATCAGGGACCAAAGTCCTAGATGGGTCTGGCCAAATGCTGGTTACAGCGGTCGGGATGCGGACACAATGGGGAAAGCTAATGGCTGCCCTCACTGAAGGTGGGAATGATGAGACTCCGCTTCAGGTTAAACTTAGTGGAGTTGCAAATATTATTGGGAAAATCGGCCTGTTTTTTGCTGTGTTAACTTTCATTGTCCTCTCCCAAGAGTTAATTGGCCAGAAATATCATGATGGGCTTCTTTTGAGCTGGTCAGGAGATGATGTTTTAGAGATATTGAATCATTTTGCTGTCGCGGTTACAATTGTTGTCGTTGCTGTGCCTGAGGGGTTGCCATTAGCAGTCACACTGAGCCTTGCCTATGCGATGGAGAAGATGATGAATGATAAGGCACTGGTCCGGCAGTTGGCTGCCTGCGAAACTATGGGATCAGCCACAGTCATTTGCAGTGATAAGACAGGAACACTAACATCCAATCGCATGACTGTTGTTAAGGCCTGCATCTGTGGGAACACCTTGGAATTTAACGATCCACTTTCTAGTTTGTCTTCAGAACTCCCAGAAGTTGCAGTAGAAACTCTTCTAGAATCCATACTTACCAACACTGGTGGTGAAGTCGTGATTGACCAAAATGGAAAGCAAGATATAATAGGTACCCCTACCGAGACAGCTTTGTTGGAATTTGCACTGTCATTAGGTGGAAACTACAAACAAAAACGGCAGGAAAGTAAGATTGTCAAAGTGGAGCCTTTTAATTCAGTAAAAAAGAGGATGACTGTTATTCTCGAGCTTCCTGGAGGAGGGTACCGTGCACATTGTAAGGGTGCTGCAGAAATAGTATTGGCTGCCTGTGATAAGTTCATAGACGGCAGCGGTAGTGTTGTTCCCCTTGATAAGAAAACTGCCAACTTGCTCAATGATACCATTGAAACCTTTTCGAGTGAAGCTCTTAGGACACTGTGCCTTGCCTACAGGGGATTGGAAGATGGCTCTACTCAAGAGGAAATACCACTGCAAGGATACACATTCATTGGCATTGTTGGTATTAAAGATCCTGTGCGTCTGGGTGTCAGGGAGTCTGTGGCAAGTTGCCGGTCTGCTGGCATTGCAGTTAAAATGGTTACAGGGGACAATATTAATACAGCAAAGGCAATTGCCCGTGAATGTGGTATACTTACTGATGGCGGTCTTGCTATTGAAGGTGCTGAGTTCAGAGAGAAAACACCTGAAGAACTCCTTGAGCTGATTCCCAAAATGCAG GTACTAGCCCGGTCATCGCCACTTGATAAGCTTGCACTTGTGAAGTACTTGCGCACAACTTCCAATGAAGTTGTCGCTGTGACTGGTGATGGCACTAATGATGCACCTGCGCTGCGTGAGGCAGATATTGGACTTGCCATGGGCATTGCAGGGACTGAG GTGGCGAAAGAGAGCGCTGATGTCGTGATTCTGGATGACAACTTCTCCACGATTGTTACTGTTGCGAAATGGGGACGCTCTGTTTACGTCAACATCCAAAAGTTTGTGCAGTTCCAGTTGACTGTTAATATTGTTGCATTACTAGTCAACTTCTCCTCCGCTTGCTTTACAG GAGATGCGCCGCTGACAGCCGTTCAACTTCTTTGGGTGAACATGATCATGGACACCCTAGGTGCACTAGCACTTGCCACCGAACCACCTAACGATAACTTGATGGAGAAAGCACCCGTAGGAAGGACAGGGAAGTTCATCACAAACGTGATGTGGAGGAATATTCTGGGGCAGTCGTTGTACCAATTCACCGTCATCTGGTACCTACAAAGTCAAGGGAGATATGTGTTTGGGCTTGAAGGCTCCGAGGCTGACACTGTCCTAAATACAATCATATTCAACACTTTTGTCTTCTGCCAG GTGTTCAATGAGGTCAGCTCAAGGGAGATGGAGGAGATCAATGTTCTGAAGGGAATGTCGGAGAACTCTATTTTCGTGGGCGTTCTCACCGGCACTGTCGTCTTCCAGTTCATCCTGGTCCAGTTCCTGGGTGACTTTGCCAACACCACCCTGCTGACCCAGCTCCAGTGGCTCATTTGCATCCTCTTTGGCTTCCTTGGAATGCCCATTGCCGCCATGATCAAGCTCATTTCCGTAGAACCTCATGAAGAACACGACGGTTATGGAAAGTTGTAG
- the LOC123096149 gene encoding calcium-transporting ATPase 3, plasma membrane-type isoform X2, with translation MCSGLSLQSSQYVVPEDVRAAGFQIDADELTSIVESRDTERLTEHGQLDGIADKLATSLTDGISTREGLLGQRQEIYGVNKFAESEPRSFWEFVWDALQDTTLIILAACAFVSLTVGIATEGWPNGSHDGIGIFASIILVVSVTATSDYQQSLQFRDLDKEKRKILVQVTRDGFRQRTLIDDLLPGDVVHLAVGDQVPADGVFISGFSLLLDESSLTGESEPVDVNEDKPFLSSGTKVLDGSGQMLVTAVGMRTQWGKLMAALTEGGNDETPLQVKLSGVANIIGKIGLFFAVLTFIVLSQELIGQKYHDGLLLSWSGDDVLEILNHFAVAVTIVVVAVPEGLPLAVTLSLAYAMEKMMNDKALVRQLAACETMGSATVICSDKTGTLTSNRMTVVKACICGNTLEFNDPLSSLSSELPEVAVETLLESILTNTGGEVVIDQNGKQDIIGTPTETALLEFALSLGGNYKQKRQESKIVKVEPFNSVKKRMTVILELPGGGYRAHCKGAAEIVLAACDKFIDGSGSVVPLDKKTANLLNDTIETFSSEALRTLCLAYRGLEDGSTQEEIPLQGYTFIGIVGIKDPVRLGVRESVASCRSAGIAVKMVTGDNINTAKAIARECGILTDGGLAIEGAEFREKTPEELLELIPKMQVLARSSPLDKLALVKYLRTTSNEVVAVTGDGTNDAPALREADIGLAMGIAGTEVAKESADVVILDDNFSTIVTVAKWGRSVYVNIQKFVQFQLTVNIVALLVNFSSACFTGDAPLTAVQLLWVNMIMDTLGALALATEPPNDNLMEKAPVGRTGKFITNVMWRNILGQSLYQFTVIWYLQSQGRYVFGLEGSEADTVLNTIIFNTFVFCQVFNEVSSREMEEINVLKGMSENSIFVGVLTGTVVFQFILVQFLGDFANTTLLTQLQWLICILFGFLGMPIAAMIKLISVEPHEEHDGYGKL, from the exons ATGTGCTCAGGTCTTTCACTCCAGAGCAGTCAGTATGTCGTCCCTGAAGATGTTAGAGCGGCAGGGTTTCAGATCGACGCCGATGAACTGACATCCATTGTCGAAAGCCGTGACACGGAAAGGCTGACCGAGCACGGCCAGTTAGACGGGATTGCGGACAAGCTAGCGACGTCGTTGACCGATGGGATAAGCACGCGTGAGGGCCTCTTGGGGCAGAGGCAGGAAATTTATGGAGTAAACAAGTTCGCTGAGAGCGAGCCTCGCAGCTTCTGGGAGTTTGTATGGGATGCACTGCAAGACACCACTCTGATAATCCTTGCTGCATGTGCTTTTGTCTCTTTGACTGTCGGCATCGCCACGGAAGGCTGGCCGAATGGCTCCCATGATGGCATCGGAATCTTCGCGAGTATCATCCTGGTTGTTTCTGTCACCGCGACAAGTGACTACCAGCAGTCTTTGCAATTCAGGGACCTGGACAAAGAAAAGAGGAAAATTCTTGTTCAGGTTACAAGGGACGGGTTCAGACAAaggacattgatagatgatcttcTTCCCGGTGACGTTGTCCATTTAGCGGTTGGAGATCAGGTTCCTGCAGATGGTGTATTTATTTCCGGGTTTTCTCTGTTGTTGGATGAGTCCAGTCTAACTGGAGAGAGTGAGCCTGTCGATGTAAatgaagacaagccttttctttcATCAGGGACCAAAGTCCTAGATGGGTCTGGCCAAATGCTGGTTACAGCGGTCGGGATGCGGACACAATGGGGAAAGCTAATGGCTGCCCTCACTGAAGGTGGGAATGATGAGACTCCGCTTCAGGTTAAACTTAGTGGAGTTGCAAATATTATTGGGAAAATCGGCCTGTTTTTTGCTGTGTTAACTTTCATTGTCCTCTCCCAAGAGTTAATTGGCCAGAAATATCATGATGGGCTTCTTTTGAGCTGGTCAGGAGATGATGTTTTAGAGATATTGAATCATTTTGCTGTCGCGGTTACAATTGTTGTCGTTGCTGTGCCTGAGGGGTTGCCATTAGCAGTCACACTGAGCCTTGCCTATGCGATGGAGAAGATGATGAATGATAAGGCACTGGTCCGGCAGTTGGCTGCCTGCGAAACTATGGGATCAGCCACAGTCATTTGCAGTGATAAGACAGGAACACTAACATCCAATCGCATGACTGTTGTTAAGGCCTGCATCTGTGGGAACACCTTGGAATTTAACGATCCACTTTCTAGTTTGTCTTCAGAACTCCCAGAAGTTGCAGTAGAAACTCTTCTAGAATCCATACTTACCAACACTGGTGGTGAAGTCGTGATTGACCAAAATGGAAAGCAAGATATAATAGGTACCCCTACCGAGACAGCTTTGTTGGAATTTGCACTGTCATTAGGTGGAAACTACAAACAAAAACGGCAGGAAAGTAAGATTGTCAAAGTGGAGCCTTTTAATTCAGTAAAAAAGAGGATGACTGTTATTCTCGAGCTTCCTGGAGGAGGGTACCGTGCACATTGTAAGGGTGCTGCAGAAATAGTATTGGCTGCCTGTGATAAGTTCATAGACGGCAGCGGTAGTGTTGTTCCCCTTGATAAGAAAACTGCCAACTTGCTCAATGATACCATTGAAACCTTTTCGAGTGAAGCTCTTAGGACACTGTGCCTTGCCTACAGGGGATTGGAAGATGGCTCTACTCAAGAGGAAATACCACTGCAAGGATACACATTCATTGGCATTGTTGGTATTAAAGATCCTGTGCGTCTGGGTGTCAGGGAGTCTGTGGCAAGTTGCCGGTCTGCTGGCATTGCAGTTAAAATGGTTACAGGGGACAATATTAATACAGCAAAGGCAATTGCCCGTGAATGTGGTATACTTACTGATGGCGGTCTTGCTATTGAAGGTGCTGAGTTCAGAGAGAAAACACCTGAAGAACTCCTTGAGCTGATTCCCAAAATGCAG GTACTAGCCCGGTCATCGCCACTTGATAAGCTTGCACTTGTGAAGTACTTGCGCACAACTTCCAATGAAGTTGTCGCTGTGACTGGTGATGGCACTAATGATGCACCTGCGCTGCGTGAGGCAGATATTGGACTTGCCATGGGCATTGCAGGGACTGAG GTGGCGAAAGAGAGCGCTGATGTCGTGATTCTGGATGACAACTTCTCCACGATTGTTACTGTTGCGAAATGGGGACGCTCTGTTTACGTCAACATCCAAAAGTTTGTGCAGTTCCAGTTGACTGTTAATATTGTTGCATTACTAGTCAACTTCTCCTCCGCTTGCTTTACAG GAGATGCGCCGCTGACAGCCGTTCAACTTCTTTGGGTGAACATGATCATGGACACCCTAGGTGCACTAGCACTTGCCACCGAACCACCTAACGATAACTTGATGGAGAAAGCACCCGTAGGAAGGACAGGGAAGTTCATCACAAACGTGATGTGGAGGAATATTCTGGGGCAGTCGTTGTACCAATTCACCGTCATCTGGTACCTACAAAGTCAAGGGAGATATGTGTTTGGGCTTGAAGGCTCCGAGGCTGACACTGTCCTAAATACAATCATATTCAACACTTTTGTCTTCTGCCAG GTGTTCAATGAGGTCAGCTCAAGGGAGATGGAGGAGATCAATGTTCTGAAGGGAATGTCGGAGAACTCTATTTTCGTGGGCGTTCTCACCGGCACTGTCGTCTTCCAGTTCATCCTGGTCCAGTTCCTGGGTGACTTTGCCAACACCACCCTGCTGACCCAGCTCCAGTGGCTCATTTGCATCCTCTTTGGCTTCCTTGGAATGCCCATTGCCGCCATGATCAAGCTCATTTCCGTAGAACCTCATGAAGAACACGACGGTTATGGAAAGTTGTAG
- the LOC123096150 gene encoding uncharacterized protein: MPPARRRRRTTPAAGDDGPAPSSSADLLALAATLLPAPTGAAALKTPPHLKHXXXXLPDSHPVLLSLPQTLAQALSADPDPGCGSVSPRAPAAVLLHLLLTHPLHPPRWDDLLRPLALLHDRLAILATEDPPVAALAASCFELAWRAGAPGRDALVAQTLPYLFSQALTSGSNARPLLRRLFALREALPLLDYTDESISDFKMLLLRCFVSPHFLKAEEGRKLLALVLGVSEGLAREGLELIRAQVGMMRGRRAAVVAYGEVVFRAWKDAGWVRGEIGDGFLQGMVEAAVHAADKEVARAARRILWAFVEQKAVAGVEKLVFRLSEPVLFRSLQVANSNVRHNALHLLLDLFPLEDPDVTKDVNDPLLEKQFFLLDKLLIDDCPEIRAVAVEGICRILNQFWEVIPSPTISKNLSKIVDDMSKDSCNEVRLSTLNGLIYLLDNPQSHDIMKVLLPRLSDMVSDPVLSVRAAAVDLLLTIRDLRSFQYNKVVGLGTLLSSLADDHPRVAKKITKLLIPSYFPSKLPLKEACDRCIALIKRSPAAGARFCEFALSEGSTPQRLVGLIKVSISRALSPSGLNSEQTDGLVIASAKLIKSLSDEGSNLVALRECFANAKLKLLFKTAVSDGAQAALLSMVPVVSPDDLCVLHIECMNIVVNAAVTSKQEECQEALLAAHKLVHLSGRSDEMFEELTNILQSKASYFSGIYGLEPPSCPVASTKRKKGKSLKKTPARSDDVVGNRSSTPVILNNEELAAVGGAAWQLNEILKAEEMRAAFVQSYAEIAFSSLKVISQVYIEQCLHFESLDLSPVLAYLSLATYSALQDVDQTDMSCSESTIVNQSLDHLLRCYDRFVNGSVTVSTNSTSKLNKNKESAEHKHQQHVTPEGNPVECTINVIMLGTSILKFIVDTTTIKLVNESKVRCVGFGSSYTKYAVSAMKRHSEGSSFNGDDLKDILILTRSSFTYAAKLLHLVLASSTESASPPEEAFLLANNLLDLVPAVESFAGPRYALTLVSVVKQWLPVLILGLGCRWLIGPESEMATKPCNLGDADLPLWVAALAKNELLEAEEPREDDQSEQGNEHEESPSSKKLAELMVTLLKKGSPKILDSLGGILLSNLKLALQRAEHGIVLGLACFVCDKLLASSSSSSTSENLRLTHDSLRESFFEIDRHCREGLVDDEGSMQKLESAKILIQSVLPYDACSQTS; the protein is encoded by the exons AtgccgcccgcgcgccgccgccgccgcaccacccccGCTGCCGGCGACGACGGGcctgccccctcctcctccgccgaccTCCTCGCCCTGGCCGCCACCCTCCTCCCCGCCCCCACCGGCGCTGCAGCTCTCAAGACCCCTCCCCACCTCAAGCAC NNNNNNNNNNNNCTCCCCGACTCCCACCCAGTCCTCCTCTCCCTCCCGCAAACCCTAGCCCAAGCCCTCTCCGCCGACCCGGACCCCGGCTGCGGCTCCGTCtccccccgcgcccccgccgccgtcctcctccacctcctcctcacccACCCTCTCCACCCGCCGCGATGGGACGACCTTCTCCGCCCGCTCGCGCTCCTGCACGACCGCCTCGCGATCCTCGCCACCGAGGACCCGCCCGTcgccgcgctcgccgcctcctGCTTCGAGCTCGCGTGGCGCGCCGGGGCTCCAGGGCGCGACGCGCTCGTTGCCCAGACCCTGCCTTACCTCTTCTCCCAGGCGCTCACCTCCGGCTCCAATGCCaggccgctcctccgccgcctcttcgCCCTCCGCGAGGCGCTGCCCCTGCTCGACTACACCGACGAGAGCATCTCGGACTTCAAGATGCTCCTGCTGCGCTGCTTCGTGTCGCCCCACTTCCTCAAGgccgaggaagggaggaaactcctcgCGCTGGTGCTCGGGGTCAGCGAGGGACTCGccagggaggggctggagctcatAAGGGCCCAGGTGGGGATGATGCGAGGGAGGCGGGCGGCCGTGGTCGCCTACGGCGAGGTGGTGTTCAGAGCGTGGAAGGACGCAGGGTGGGTCAGAGGGGAGATCGGGGATGGGTTTCTGCAGGGGATGGTTGAGGCAGCAGTACATGCCGCCGACAAGGAGGTGGCTAGGGCTGCTAGGAGGATACTGTGGGCGTTTGTCGAGCAGAAGGCAGTGGCTGGAGTTGAAAAGTTGGTCTTCAGGCTGTCTGAGCCTGTGCTGTTCCGGTCATTGCAG GTTGCGAACTCTAATGTTCGCCATAATGCTTTACATCTTCTACTGGATTTATTTCCCCTCGAAGACCCAGATGTGACAAAGGATGTCAACGATCCTCTGTTAGAGAAGCAGTTCTTCCTGCTAGACAAACTTCTCATAGACGACTGCCCAGAAATACGGGCAGTCGCAGTTGAAGGAATTTGCCGTATTCTTAACCAGTTTTGGGAAGTTATTCCATCGCCAACCATTTCAAAAAATTTGAGTAAAATTGTTGATGACATGTCCAAAGATTCTTGCAATGAAGTTCGTCTATCAACACTGAATGGCCTGATATACTTGCTTGACAATCCACAAAGTCATGACATAATGAAAGTGCTACTTCCGAGATTAAGCGATATGGTTTCTGATCCTGTTTTATCTGTCAGAGCTGCTGCTGTAGATCTCCTGTTAACTATTCGTGATCTTCGAtctttccagtacaataag GTTGTTGGTTTGGGTACTCTATTGTCTTCACTTGCAGATGATCATCCCCGTGTTGCTAAAAAAATCACAAAGCTTCTCATTCCTTCTTACTTTCCATCTAAGTTGCCTTTAAAAGAAGCATGTGATCGCTGCATTGCACTCATAAAGAGATCGCCGGCAGCTGGGGCAAGGTTTTGTGAATTTGCTCTGTCTGAAGGATCAACCCCGCAGCGTCTTGTTGGGCTTATTAAAGTCTCTATTAGTCGGGCATTGTCACCATCAGGATTGAATTCAGAGCAGACTGATGGTCTTGTTATTGCTTCCGCCAAACTAATAAAAAGCTTATCTGACGAGGGCTCTAATTTGGTTGCTTTGAGAGAGTGCTTTGCAAATGCTAAACTGAAGCTGCTCTTTAAAACTGCAGTTTCTGATGGTGCCCAGGCTGCTCTTCTCAGCATGGTGCCAGTGGTATCACCTGATGATCTATGTGTGTTACATATCGAATGCATGAATATAGTTGTGAATGCTGCAGTGACTTCCAAGCAGGAAGAATGTCAAGAAGCATTGTTGGCAGCGCATAAGTTGGTACATTTGAGTGGCCGTTCTGATGAAATGTTTGAAGAATTGACTAATATTTTGCAATCTAAAGCCTCTTATTTTTCTGGGATTTATGGACTTGAACCTCCATCGTGCCCTGTTGCATCTACAAAGAGGAAGAAAGGGAAGTCGCTTAAGAAAACGCCAGCAAGGTCTGACGATGTGGTTGGAAATAGGTCATCCACACCAGTAATCCTGAATAATGAAGAACTTGCTGCTGTAGGGGGAGCAGCATGGCAGCTTAATGAAATACTAAAAGCTGAGGAGATGAGAGCTGCTTTTGTGCAATCTTATGCAGAAATTGCATTTTCTTCTCTGAAGGTCATTTCTCAAGTGTACATTGAGCAGTGCCTACATTTTGAATCTCTAGACCTCAGTCCAGTGTTGGCTTATTTGAGTTTGGCTACATATAGTGCTCTTCAGGATGTTGATCAAACGGATATGAGCTGCTCTGAG TCGACAATTGTCAACCAGTCACTGGACCATCTGCTGagatgctatgatagatttgtaaATGGATCTGTTACTGTTTCCACCAACTCAACTTCAAAATTGAACAAGAATAAGGAATCTGCAGAACATAAACATCAGCAGCATGTCACCCCTGAAG GAAATCCAGTGGAATGCACAATAAATGTGATTATGCTTGGCACTTCAATTCTTAAGTTCATTGTCGATACAACAACCATCAAGCTGGTCAATGAGAGTAAAGTAAGATGTGTCGGATTTGGATCATCTTACACAAAATATGCAGTGTCAGCCATGAAAAGGCACAGTGAGGGCTCATCTTTCAATGGGGATGATCTGAAAGACATACTGATCCTTACACGAAGCTCCTTCACTTACGCAGCCAAGCTGCTTCATTTGGTGCTAGCAAGCTCAACCGAGTCGGCGAGTCCCCCAGAGGAGGCCTTCCTCCTTGCCAATAATCTTCTTGATCTTGTACCCGCTGTCGAATCCTTTGCAGGCCCGAGATATGCTCTCACACTAGTTTCTGTTGTAAAACAGTGGCTGCCAGTCCTGATATTGGGTCTTGGATGCCGCTGGTTGATTGGGCCAGAAAGTGAGATGGCTACCAAGCCGTGCAACTTGGGTGACGCTGACTTACCACTGTGGGTTGCTGCTCTGGCCAAGAATGAGCTGCTTGAGGCGGAAGAACCTAGGGAGGATGATCAGAGCGAGCAGGGCAACGAGCACGAGGAGTCACCGTCATCCAAAAAGCTAGCAGAATTGATGGTGACCCTGCTGAAGAAAGGAAGCCCTAAGATCCTGGATTCCTTGGGTGGCATTTTGCTTTCCAACCTCAAGTTGGCGCTGCAGAGAGCGGAGCACGGCATCGTCTTAGGCTTGGCATGCTTTGTTTGTGACAAGCTGCTTGCGAGCAGCAGCAGCTCGTCAACCTCTGAGAACCTGCGGCTCACTCATGATTCCCTGCGCGAGAGCTTCTTTGAGATCGACAGGCATTGCAGGGAGGGCCTTGTTGATGATGAAGGTTCAATGCAGAAGCTGGAGAGCGCAAAAATATTGATACAGTCAGTACTCCCCTATGATGCATGCAGTCAGACGAGCTGA